In Hwangdonia lutea, a single window of DNA contains:
- a CDS encoding outer membrane beta-barrel protein, with amino-acid sequence MKNFTNLISFCFITLFLVSCGTRAAYLARQESSSFSSSGISLAPTASKSAHTSKAAAAANSALLRASNTTSTSGFLIGIYFTDLSLSEDFELQPEIDFLLVKDLNEIQAPILVKYNVADAFSLLAGPNLGFLLDAPNGLKSFNFGIDFGAAYDIGEKFNVNARYDLGLTNLLKNPGGNSVKLRGIQVGVGYKF; translated from the coding sequence ATGAAAAATTTTACCAACCTCATTTCATTTTGTTTTATCACCTTGTTTTTAGTTTCCTGCGGTACACGAGCTGCTTATCTTGCCCGTCAAGAAAGTAGTAGTTTTTCATCATCTGGAATTTCGTTAGCGCCTACGGCTTCAAAATCAGCTCATACAAGTAAGGCCGCTGCTGCTGCGAATAGCGCCTTATTACGGGCTTCCAACACAACGTCGACTTCGGGTTTTCTTATTGGTATTTATTTTACCGATTTGTCTTTAAGTGAAGATTTTGAGCTTCAACCGGAAATAGACTTTCTATTGGTTAAGGATTTGAATGAAATTCAAGCACCTATTTTAGTAAAGTATAATGTTGCAGATGCCTTTAGCCTTTTAGCAGGTCCGAACTTAGGTTTTCTGTTAGATGCTCCAAATGGATTGAAATCTTTTAATTTTGGAATTGATTTTGGTGCAGCCTATGATATTGGTGAAAAATTCAATGTGAATGCACGCTACGATTTGGGCTTAACGAACTTGTTGAAAAATCCGGGAGGAAACTCAGTGAAACTACGAGGGATACAAGTAGGTGTAGGGTATAAGTTTTAA
- a CDS encoding M14 family zinc carboxypeptidase encodes MNVAYLKSLFLTHKESSLHHRYITNLKIEPLLNDLEKKIDVHTLGKSVLGKPIYALKIGKGEKRILMWSQMHGNESTTTKALFDLLNTLLDKNTALNSILKACTLYIIPILNPDGAEAYTRVNANAVDLNRDAQDLSQPESKVLRGVFNHFKPHFCYNLHGQRTIFSAGKTNKSATVSFLAPAQDKNCTITANRKIAMEVIGVMNKVLQNIIPNQVGVYDDAFNLNCVGDTFQSENVPTILFEAGHFKGDYAREITREYIYMTMLKSLEYIANNKVDGSLYKPYFDIPENEKCFFDVIIRNAKTSDNRVEDIAIMYHEKLIDGKIEFIPKIEKIEKLTGFYGHKEFDANNLVVLDLQGEGVKVGNENDFVMIDNSKIALF; translated from the coding sequence ATGAACGTAGCATATCTTAAATCACTGTTTTTAACGCACAAAGAAAGTAGTCTCCACCATCGTTATATTACCAATCTTAAAATTGAACCTTTATTAAATGACTTAGAAAAAAAAATAGATGTACATACCCTTGGAAAATCGGTTTTAGGAAAACCTATTTATGCATTAAAAATCGGCAAAGGCGAAAAAAGAATATTAATGTGGTCGCAAATGCACGGAAACGAGTCGACCACAACTAAAGCATTATTCGACCTTTTAAATACGCTTTTAGATAAAAACACGGCTCTTAATTCTATTTTAAAAGCATGTACTTTATACATCATTCCCATTTTAAATCCAGATGGCGCTGAAGCCTACACTCGGGTGAATGCAAATGCGGTAGACTTGAATAGAGATGCCCAAGACTTGTCGCAACCAGAAAGTAAGGTTTTAAGAGGTGTTTTTAATCATTTTAAGCCACACTTTTGTTATAATCTACATGGACAACGTACCATTTTTAGCGCTGGAAAAACAAATAAATCGGCTACGGTTTCTTTTTTAGCGCCGGCACAGGATAAAAATTGTACCATAACGGCAAACCGAAAGATTGCCATGGAGGTAATTGGCGTTATGAACAAAGTGCTTCAAAACATTATACCCAATCAAGTTGGGGTTTACGATGATGCCTTTAATTTGAACTGTGTAGGCGATACATTTCAGAGTGAAAATGTACCCACTATTTTGTTTGAAGCTGGACATTTTAAGGGTGATTATGCTCGGGAAATAACCCGTGAGTATATTTATATGACTATGTTGAAATCGCTGGAGTATATTGCCAATAATAAGGTTGATGGCAGCTTATATAAACCTTATTTTGATATTCCTGAAAACGAAAAATGTTTTTTTGATGTTATTATCCGAAATGCCAAAACAAGTGACAATAGAGTAGAGGATATTGCAATTATGTATCACGAAAAATTAATTGACGGTAAAATTGAGTTTATACCAAAAATTGAAAAAATTGAAAAATTAACGGGCTTTTATGGACATAAAGAGTTTGATGCCAATAATTTGGTTGTATTGGATTTGCAAGGTGAGGGCGTAAAAGTTGGTAACGAAAACGATTTCGTAATGATAGATAATAGCAAAATTGCTTTATTTTGA
- the bcp gene encoding thioredoxin-dependent thiol peroxidase, whose amino-acid sequence MNTLKQGDAVPNFSAKDEQGNTVSLNDYKGKKLIVFFYPRANTPGCTAEACNLRDNYEVLKEKGYELLGVSADSARKQSNFKKKYDFPFPLLADEDKTVINAFGVWGPKKFMGREFDGIHRKTFIVNEKGIVERVIDKVKTKDHAAQILE is encoded by the coding sequence ATGAATACATTAAAACAAGGTGATGCTGTGCCTAATTTTTCAGCTAAAGATGAACAGGGAAACACCGTTTCATTAAATGATTATAAAGGAAAAAAACTCATCGTGTTTTTTTACCCACGGGCAAACACACCAGGGTGTACGGCAGAAGCGTGTAATTTGAGGGATAATTATGAGGTTTTAAAAGAAAAAGGTTATGAGTTATTAGGCGTAAGCGCTGATTCTGCACGAAAACAATCTAACTTTAAAAAGAAATACGATTTTCCGTTTCCGTTGTTGGCCGATGAGGATAAAACCGTAATTAACGCTTTTGGTGTTTGGGGACCAAAAAAGTTTATGGGCAGGGAGTTTGATGGCATTCACCGAAAAACGTTTATTGTTAATGAAAAAGGCATTGTTGAGCGTGTTATTGATAAAGTAAAAACTAAAGACCACGCCGCTCAAATATTAGAATAA
- a CDS encoding hydrolase, producing MKQKIFMYLFVFSILLVLFQYVNSKRIFEDMNNKMETYKSKSIKYKDSIAVLQDDILNLSHFNLYRNEDAISYFENDGYNVDELIPFIKDELYKLNETSGEHPIVPYAASEGRRMMINTVKMLNHKWIIADFSDGEFWGEIFLTYEITADKQLKFNLVESFLYSFDR from the coding sequence ATGAAGCAGAAAATTTTTATGTATTTGTTTGTGTTTTCAATATTGTTGGTACTGTTTCAGTATGTTAACTCGAAACGTATTTTTGAAGACATGAACAATAAAATGGAAACCTATAAATCAAAATCCATAAAGTATAAAGATTCCATAGCGGTTTTACAGGACGATATTTTAAATCTCTCGCATTTTAATTTATATAGAAATGAAGATGCCATTAGTTATTTTGAAAATGATGGCTATAATGTAGATGAATTAATTCCCTTTATAAAAGACGAACTTTACAAATTAAACGAAACCAGTGGCGAGCACCCCATTGTGCCTTATGCGGCAAGTGAGGGCAGAAGAATGATGATTAATACAGTAAAGATGCTAAACCATAAATGGATTATTGCCGATTTTTCTGATGGTGAATTTTGGGGCGAAATATTTTTGACTTATGAAATAACGGCGGATAAGCAGCTAAAGTTCAATTTGGTGGAATCGTTTTTATATTCTTTTGATAGATAA
- a CDS encoding RNA polymerase sigma factor — MKYKLISDATLVSSYIQGDEGALEILITRHKQKIYSFIYSKVYDRDVAEDIFQDTFIKVIRTLKRGAYNEEGKFLPWVMRISHNLVIDFFRKNNRMPKFDNSGDFSIFSVLSDTSLNAEKTIIKEQVEHDVRRLVDELPEDQKEVLMMRIYNDMSFKEISERTGVSINTALGRMRYALINLRKIIDKHNIVLTN, encoded by the coding sequence ATGAAATACAAACTTATTTCTGATGCTACATTAGTTAGTAGTTATATTCAAGGCGATGAAGGTGCTTTAGAAATCCTCATCACCAGGCACAAGCAAAAAATCTACAGTTTTATTTATTCAAAAGTTTACGATAGGGATGTGGCCGAAGATATTTTTCAGGACACATTTATTAAGGTGATACGAACGCTTAAACGTGGGGCTTACAACGAAGAAGGGAAGTTTTTACCTTGGGTGATGCGTATTTCGCATAATCTGGTTATCGACTTTTTTAGAAAGAACAACCGTATGCCAAAGTTTGATAACAGTGGCGATTTTAGCATTTTTTCCGTGCTAAGCGATACGAGTTTAAACGCAGAAAAAACCATAATTAAAGAACAGGTTGAACACGATGTAAGACGATTGGTTGACGAGCTGCCAGAAGACCAGAAAGAAGTACTAATGATGCGTATTTACAACGATATGAGCTTTAAGGAAATCTCTGAAAGAACAGGTGTAAGCATTAACACCGCATTGGGGCGTATGCGCTATGCGCTAATTAATTTGCGTAAAATAATAGACAAACATAATATAGTTTTAACCAATTAG
- a CDS encoding MBL fold metallo-hydrolase codes for MKITFLGTGTSQGIPVIGSKHPVCLSDNPKDKRLRVSALVEWDNFAYVIDCGPDFRQQMLRSKCEKIDGILFTHEHADHVAGLDDIRPLCYMNGDMNIYAHQRVIASIKNRFDYIFKTENKYPGAPTVIANRIENKPFYLSGIEVTPINVNHYFVQVFGYRFKDFAYLTDVKTVEEKEIEKLKNLKVLVVNALRITPHISHFNLEEALQFVEKVKPEKTYFTHISHLLGFHDEVQQKLPKNVFLAYDGLQITL; via the coding sequence TTGAAAATTACATTTCTAGGTACAGGTACATCTCAAGGCATTCCGGTTATTGGAAGCAAACACCCTGTCTGCTTAAGTGATAACCCTAAAGATAAACGGCTTAGGGTGTCGGCTTTAGTAGAATGGGATAATTTTGCCTATGTGATAGATTGCGGGCCGGATTTTAGGCAACAAATGCTGCGCAGTAAATGCGAAAAAATCGATGGTATTTTATTTACACACGAACATGCCGATCATGTTGCGGGGCTAGATGATATCCGACCGCTGTGTTATATGAATGGCGATATGAATATTTATGCCCACCAACGTGTTATTGCATCCATAAAAAACCGTTTCGATTACATTTTTAAAACCGAAAACAAATATCCCGGTGCACCAACGGTTATAGCAAATAGAATTGAAAATAAACCGTTCTATTTATCTGGAATTGAAGTAACACCTATAAACGTGAACCATTATTTTGTTCAGGTTTTTGGCTATAGGTTCAAGGATTTTGCTTATTTAACGGATGTAAAAACGGTTGAAGAGAAAGAAATCGAAAAACTGAAGAACCTTAAGGTTTTGGTGGTAAATGCACTAAGAATAACACCACATATTTCTCATTTTAATTTAGAAGAAGCTTTGCAATTTGTTGAAAAAGTGAAACCCGAAAAAACCTATTTCACACACATAAGCCATTTGTTGGGTTTTCATGACGAGGTGCAACAAAAGCTGCCAAAAAATGTTTTTCTAGCCTATGATGGCTTACAAATAACCCTTTAA
- a CDS encoding TonB-dependent receptor: MEITIKGDKEFDDIPSLKSKALRINLNENIYGTFAEIGAGQETCRHFFRAGGASGTIAKAMSAYDKDFSDAIYGIEDDRRYVTEARLRKMLTHEMNLMEKRITREKHPNKIFFTYANTVATIDFSKKFKGHGWVGIKYQVEADADYNEIILHVRFKETDARLQQETLGVLGTNLIYGAFYKYNEPKKLLRYLYDHLDQDQLEIDTINFSGPVFKDVDNRLMSLQLVKNGMTDAVMFGPDGNNVLPARVLYKKNILALRGSFRPVTKVNMAMYEKSYDMFIKENKVDENKTEVVFEITLSNLRAEGEIDEQDFMDRADLLCSLGQSVMISNFQEYYKVVEYFSSYTKARMGLAMGVNNLIDIFDEKYYRHLSGGILEAFGKLFFKDLKVYLYPMLDPETGELINSKNLKVYPRMKELYKFFKYNGKVIDIEEYDESIMSIFSREILQKIEAGERGWEDMLPEGTADLIKDYRLFGYTRKPLKPIRIKKRAVKK; encoded by the coding sequence ATGGAAATTACCATAAAAGGTGATAAGGAATTTGATGATATTCCGTCGTTAAAATCTAAAGCATTACGAATTAATTTAAACGAAAATATTTACGGCACCTTTGCTGAAATTGGCGCGGGCCAAGAAACTTGCCGTCATTTTTTTAGAGCTGGCGGCGCATCGGGTACGATTGCAAAAGCAATGTCGGCCTACGATAAAGATTTTAGTGATGCCATTTATGGAATAGAGGATGATAGACGCTATGTAACCGAAGCTCGCTTACGCAAGATGCTTACCCATGAAATGAACCTTATGGAAAAGCGTATTACCAGGGAAAAACACCCCAACAAAATATTTTTTACCTATGCCAATACTGTTGCTACCATAGATTTTTCAAAAAAATTCAAGGGCCACGGCTGGGTGGGAATTAAGTATCAAGTTGAAGCCGATGCCGATTATAATGAGATTATATTGCATGTTCGTTTTAAAGAAACCGATGCACGATTACAACAGGAAACCCTTGGTGTTTTAGGCACAAATCTTATTTACGGTGCTTTTTATAAATACAACGAACCCAAAAAATTACTACGTTATTTATACGATCATTTAGATCAAGATCAATTGGAAATTGATACGATTAACTTTTCTGGCCCTGTTTTTAAGGATGTAGATAATAGATTGATGAGTTTGCAGTTGGTAAAGAATGGGATGACCGATGCCGTAATGTTTGGACCTGATGGCAACAACGTACTTCCGGCTAGAGTGCTTTACAAAAAAAACATACTGGCTTTACGAGGCAGTTTCAGGCCAGTGACCAAGGTTAACATGGCCATGTATGAGAAATCATACGATATGTTTATTAAAGAAAATAAAGTTGATGAAAACAAAACAGAAGTTGTATTTGAAATCACTTTATCCAACTTGCGAGCAGAAGGCGAAATAGACGAACAGGATTTTATGGACAGGGCCGATTTATTATGCTCGCTCGGACAATCGGTAATGATTTCCAATTTCCAAGAATATTATAAAGTGGTTGAGTATTTTTCAAGTTACACCAAAGCAAGAATGGGGCTTGCCATGGGCGTTAATAATTTGATTGATATTTTTGACGAAAAGTACTACCGCCATTTAAGCGGTGGCATTCTTGAAGCTTTTGGCAAATTGTTCTTTAAGGATTTAAAGGTGTATTTATACCCTATGCTCGATCCGGAAACCGGTGAACTTATAAATAGTAAAAACTTAAAAGTTTATCCTCGAATGAAAGAGTTGTATAAATTCTTTAAATATAACGGAAAGGTTATTGACATTGAAGAATACGACGAAAGCATTATGAGTATTTTTTCCAGGGAAATTCTCCAAAAAATTGAAGCAGGAGAGCGAGGTTGGGAAGATATGCTACCTGAAGGTACAGCAGATTTAATTAAAGATTATAGGCTGTTTGGCTACACCCGTAAGCCATTAAAACCTATTCGCATAAAAAAAAGAGCGGTAAAAAAATAG
- a CDS encoding helix-turn-helix domain-containing protein: MINNEAFIKRLQKVIDYYGESASSFAEKIGVQRSSISHILSGRNKPSLDFVLKVLSSFPEVELYWLLNGKGEFPSNKAITTSNTKPQDLKIEETLKSENKTGKKIERIVIFYADGSFENFKNE, from the coding sequence ATGATAAACAATGAAGCTTTTATAAAACGACTCCAAAAAGTAATAGATTATTACGGTGAATCGGCTTCCTCTTTCGCCGAAAAAATTGGTGTACAACGATCTAGCATTTCGCACATTTTATCGGGCAGGAACAAACCAAGTTTAGACTTTGTTTTAAAAGTGCTTTCCTCCTTTCCGGAGGTTGAATTGTATTGGCTGCTTAATGGCAAAGGCGAATTTCCTTCAAATAAAGCTATAACCACCTCAAATACGAAACCTCAAGATTTAAAAATTGAAGAAACATTAAAGTCTGAAAATAAGACTGGTAAAAAAATTGAGCGAATTGTTATTTTTTATGCGGACGGTAGTTTTGAAAACTTTAAAAACGAATAG
- a CDS encoding endonuclease III domain-containing protein: MTKKEKVNFIINTLYKLYPEIPVPLDHKDPYTLLIAVLLSAQSTDVRVNKITPLLFEIADNPYDMVKLSVEEIRDIIKPVGLSPMKSKGIHGLSKILIEKHDGKVPKSFEALEELPAVGHKTASVVMSQAFGVPAFPVDTHIHRLMYRWNLSNGKNVVQTEKDAKRLFPKELWNDLHLQIIWYGREYSPARGWDLEKDIITKTIGRKSVINEYYKQKKS, from the coding sequence ATGACCAAGAAAGAAAAAGTGAACTTTATTATTAATACATTATATAAACTTTACCCCGAAATCCCTGTGCCCTTAGACCATAAAGACCCATACACCCTTCTTATTGCAGTATTATTGTCTGCACAAAGCACCGACGTAAGAGTTAATAAAATTACGCCATTACTTTTTGAGATAGCGGATAATCCGTACGATATGGTGAAACTTTCGGTTGAGGAAATTCGCGATATTATAAAACCCGTTGGGCTTTCGCCAATGAAAAGCAAGGGCATCCATGGATTGTCTAAGATTTTAATTGAAAAACACGATGGTAAAGTCCCAAAAAGTTTTGAGGCTTTGGAAGAGCTTCCGGCCGTTGGCCATAAAACAGCAAGCGTAGTGATGTCTCAAGCGTTTGGCGTGCCTGCATTTCCTGTAGACACCCATATTCACCGATTAATGTACCGATGGAATTTAAGCAATGGTAAAAACGTGGTGCAAACAGAAAAAGATGCTAAGCGCTTATTCCCAAAAGAGTTATGGAACGATTTGCATTTACAGATTATTTGGTACGGTCGCGAATATTCTCCGGCACGAGGCTGGGATTTGGAGAAGGATATTATCACAAAAACAATCGGTAGAAAAAGCGTTATAAACGAGTACTACAAGCAAAAAAAGTCCTGA
- a CDS encoding DNA topoisomerase IV, translated as MRLFCFVLLFSLMSCYETSRDCKAYKTGEFYSEVTINDVLYTSTFKRSEDLQIETYNKKIDSSKLRWINDCEVIFKTINPKNMAERKDVHLKILTTTDSSYTFEYSYVGETKKQKGIAYRTK; from the coding sequence ATGCGTTTATTCTGTTTTGTATTGTTGTTTAGCTTAATGAGCTGTTACGAAACTTCAAGAGATTGTAAAGCCTATAAAACGGGGGAGTTTTACAGCGAAGTTACTATAAACGATGTGTTGTACACATCTACTTTTAAAAGAAGTGAAGATTTACAAATTGAAACGTACAATAAAAAAATAGATTCTTCTAAATTACGATGGATAAACGACTGCGAGGTTATTTTTAAAACCATAAACCCTAAAAACATGGCCGAACGAAAGGATGTGCACTTAAAAATTTTAACTACAACCGATTCATCGTACACCTTTGAATATTCGTATGTTGGCGAAACAAAAAAACAAAAAGGTATCGCTTACAGAACAAAGTAA
- a CDS encoding Lrp/AsnC family transcriptional regulator, which translates to MGKIKLDEIDHQILDMLIDNTRIPFTDIAKKLLISAGTVHVRVKKMEESGIIRGSSLTLDYKKLGYSFIAYVGVFLNNTSQTKFVLERINNIPFVTVAHITTGKFNIFCKIRARSTEHAKEVIFMLDDIEGVYRTETMISLEESLNDKKRLMHSIFNEL; encoded by the coding sequence ATGGGGAAAATTAAATTAGACGAAATCGACCACCAAATTCTTGATATGTTAATCGATAATACAAGAATTCCGTTTACAGACATTGCAAAAAAACTATTAATCTCTGCAGGTACAGTGCATGTACGTGTTAAAAAAATGGAAGAATCCGGTATCATTCGAGGTTCATCCTTAACCTTAGATTATAAAAAACTAGGATATTCTTTTATCGCCTATGTTGGCGTATTTTTGAATAACACCTCTCAAACAAAATTTGTGTTGGAACGTATCAATAACATTCCTTTTGTAACGGTAGCACATATTACTACTGGAAAATTTAATATATTTTGTAAAATTAGAGCTAGAAGCACAGAGCACGCTAAAGAAGTTATTTTTATGCTAGACGATATTGAAGGGGTTTACAGAACAGAAACCATGATATCGCTTGAAGAAAGCCTAAACGACAAAAAGCGTTTGATGCACTCTATTTTTAATGAGCTGTAG
- the uvrA gene encoding excinuclease ABC subunit UvrA — MIPNISEVNPKQNIIIKGAKLHNLKNIDVIIPRNKLVVITGLSGSGKSSLAFDTLYAEGQRRYVESLSSYARQFLGRLNKPKVDYIKGIAPAIAIEQKVNSTNPRSTVGTTTEIYDYLKLLFARIGKTYSPVSGNEVKKDTVSDVLKYLKTFSEGEKLLLLAPIHLEEGRTMDDKLKALNQQGYARIKINNTVIRIDEAKDVTDKENIFLVVDRIIIRNEEDFFNRLADAIQTAFFEGQGTCIVETLADNGQREFSNIFELDGITFLEPNVHLFSFNNPYGACPKCEGYGDIIGIDDDLVIPNTGLSVYENAIFPWRGESMSWYRDQLVNNSHKFDFPIHKPYFELSDAQKQLIWTGNQHFEGLNSFFAELESKAYKIQNRVMLSRYRGKTKCKTCNGKRLRIEANYVKIAGATITDLVEMPLDKLASFFKQLELNDYDTQIAKRLLKEINNRLLFLSNVGLDYLTLNRKSNTLSGGESQRINLATSLGSSLVGSMYILDEPSIGLHPKDTERLILVLKQLRDLGNTVIVVEHDEDIMKAADSIIDIGPEAGTFGGHVVAHGTYSDILESDSLTAQYLNDTLKIEVPKTRRTSKYYVDIIGARENNLKNIDVRFPLGMLTVITGVSGSGKSTLVKKILYPALQKKLTDFGDKPGQFTALDGHFSNISHIEFVDQNPIGRSSRSNPVTYIKAYDDIRALYSKQKLSNIRNYQPKHFSFNVDGGRCETCKGEGEVTIEMQFMADVHLECETCKGKRFKKEVLEVTFADKSIDDILNLTIDDAVAFFETNKQTKITTKLKPLQDVGLGYVTLGQSSSTLSGGEAQRIKLASFLGKGNTKEKALFIFDEPTTGLHFHDIQKLLKSFNALIEKGHSIIVVEHNLELIKCADHIIDLGPSGGETGGNLVAAGTPEEVIKIKTSETAKYLKDKL; from the coding sequence ATGATTCCTAATATTTCTGAAGTAAACCCAAAACAAAACATCATTATAAAAGGTGCAAAACTGCATAACCTAAAAAATATCGATGTTATTATCCCAAGAAACAAATTAGTGGTTATTACGGGATTATCTGGTTCGGGAAAATCCAGTTTAGCTTTTGATACGCTTTACGCGGAAGGACAAAGACGCTATGTGGAAAGTTTATCGAGTTATGCGCGTCAATTTTTGGGCAGACTAAACAAACCCAAAGTAGATTACATAAAAGGTATTGCACCGGCCATTGCCATTGAGCAAAAAGTGAATTCTACCAACCCTCGATCAACCGTTGGCACCACGACCGAGATTTACGATTATTTAAAACTTTTATTCGCCAGAATCGGAAAAACCTATTCGCCGGTTTCTGGAAATGAAGTTAAAAAAGATACCGTTTCTGATGTTTTAAAGTACTTGAAAACATTTTCTGAAGGCGAAAAATTACTGCTCCTCGCCCCTATTCATTTGGAAGAGGGCCGTACAATGGACGATAAACTCAAAGCCTTAAACCAACAAGGCTATGCCAGAATTAAAATCAACAATACCGTTATTAGAATTGATGAAGCAAAAGATGTTACCGATAAAGAAAACATCTTTTTAGTTGTCGACAGAATTATAATTAGAAACGAGGAAGATTTTTTTAATCGATTGGCCGATGCCATTCAAACCGCTTTTTTTGAGGGCCAAGGAACCTGTATTGTGGAAACGCTTGCTGATAACGGGCAACGGGAATTCAGCAACATATTTGAATTAGATGGCATTACTTTTTTAGAGCCCAATGTACATTTATTCAGCTTTAATAATCCGTACGGCGCTTGCCCAAAATGCGAAGGCTATGGCGATATTATTGGTATTGATGACGATTTGGTTATTCCAAACACGGGATTATCGGTTTATGAAAATGCCATTTTTCCTTGGCGTGGTGAAAGCATGAGTTGGTACAGAGATCAGTTGGTAAACAATTCGCATAAGTTTGATTTTCCTATCCACAAACCGTATTTTGAGTTAAGCGATGCCCAAAAACAACTTATTTGGACGGGCAACCAACACTTCGAAGGTTTGAATTCATTTTTTGCCGAACTGGAATCTAAAGCTTATAAAATTCAAAACCGTGTGATGCTTTCGCGTTACCGCGGAAAAACAAAATGTAAAACCTGTAACGGCAAACGCTTACGAATTGAAGCCAATTATGTAAAAATTGCGGGTGCGACTATTACCGATTTGGTTGAAATGCCTTTGGATAAGTTGGCAAGCTTTTTTAAGCAATTAGAGCTAAATGATTACGATACACAAATAGCCAAAAGGCTTTTAAAGGAAATTAATAACAGGTTGTTGTTCCTTTCAAATGTCGGATTGGATTATTTAACTTTAAACAGAAAATCGAACACACTTTCTGGTGGCGAAAGCCAGCGCATCAATCTCGCGACATCGTTGGGCAGCAGTTTGGTTGGATCGATGTATATTTTAGACGAACCCAGTATTGGCTTGCATCCAAAAGACACCGAACGTTTAATTTTAGTTTTAAAACAACTGCGCGATTTAGGCAACACGGTTATTGTAGTAGAACACGATGAGGATATTATGAAAGCCGCCGATAGCATTATTGATATTGGTCCCGAAGCAGGTACTTTTGGTGGTCATGTGGTGGCACATGGTACTTATAGTGATATTTTAGAATCGGATTCCTTAACGGCTCAATATCTGAACGACACACTAAAAATTGAGGTTCCAAAAACACGCAGAACCTCAAAATATTACGTCGATATTATTGGAGCCCGCGAAAACAACTTAAAAAATATCGATGTTCGTTTTCCATTAGGTATGCTAACGGTTATCACAGGCGTTTCCGGTAGCGGAAAAAGCACTTTGGTTAAAAAGATTTTATACCCAGCTTTACAAAAAAAATTGACTGATTTTGGCGATAAACCCGGTCAGTTTACAGCTTTAGACGGCCATTTTAGCAACATTAGCCATATTGAATTTGTGGATCAAAATCCAATTGGACGCTCCTCACGATCAAATCCCGTAACCTATATTAAGGCCTACGATGATATTCGCGCTTTATACTCCAAACAGAAATTAAGTAATATACGCAACTATCAACCAAAACACTTTTCGTTTAACGTAGATGGCGGACGCTGTGAGACTTGTAAAGGTGAAGGTGAAGTAACCATTGAAATGCAATTTATGGCAGATGTGCATCTGGAATGCGAAACCTGTAAAGGCAAACGTTTTAAAAAAGAGGTTTTAGAGGTTACCTTTGCCGATAAAAGTATCGACGATATTTTAAACCTAACCATTGATGATGCCGTTGCATTTTTTGAAACCAATAAGCAAACAAAAATTACAACTAAATTAAAACCTTTACAGGATGTTGGTTTAGGCTATGTTACTTTAGGACAAAGCTCTTCCACACTGTCCGGTGGCGAAGCACAGCGTATAAAGCTCGCATCGTTTTTAGGCAAGGGAAATACAAAGGAAAAAGCCCTTTTTATTTTTGATGAACCCACAACAGGATTGCATTTTCATGATATTCAAAAACTTTTAAAATCTTTTAATGCTTTGATTGAAAAAGGACATTCTATCATTGTTGTTGAGCATAATTTAGAACTTATTAAGTGTGCTGATCATATCATTGATTTAGGACCAAGTGGCGGCGAAACCGGAGGGAATTTAGTTGCCGCAGGTACGCCCGAAGAGGTTATAAAAATTAAGACTTCTGAAACTGCTAAATATTTAAAAGATAAACTATAA